The following coding sequences are from one Ornithodoros turicata isolate Travis chromosome 1, ASM3712646v1, whole genome shotgun sequence window:
- the LOC135383390 gene encoding uncharacterized protein K02A2.6-like, which translates to MAVVPAALPAFPSFDLPSDHTTIGDRWQRWINRFENLLVGLNITSPAQKKALLLHYIRDDEYDVYTSLEPHPGTAETESSQAETRPDAASTADVYATAKKKLHDHFTPKTDATLDQLLTQGRTYEITTRQVNDIEASMSTDVHRLTRKKSQRSNASTDTGTSTSTRQDKQCFNCGGAWPHKGGKQSCPARNATCNACRKRGHFAVVCRSKNNTSENPNVVHEVTNQSADSKSGDEAFALFPKSSKAPRVMLTVFNKELEFIIDTGATVNIISLDTYNSIPQRPQLVKPVPKVFAYGSKNELPLLGKFRAPFSYKTSVVEDTVLVTATPSESLLCFRLAEALGLISIAYNVATSKENILSKYPKLFTGLGELREFEVQLHIDPTVPPVAQKARPLPFHIREAVEKEIDRLIQLDVIEKATGPTTWVSPIVVVPKPHAPDQVRQCVDMRRANQAIIRERHTSPTLEDLVTCLNGAMMFSKLDRNDGYHQLLLKEDCRHITTFATHMGLYRYKRLNFGINAAAELFQNTVRQVLAGIPGVINTSDDILRELTFFGHIFSEKGIKPDPAKVQGFLNMPPPRDVSEVRSLLGMITYYGRFIPNLAQLTAPLRSLTKKETPWNWTTEHQKALDQLKDVLTHSSNLANFDQNKTTHLTVDAGPKGLGAILAQDGGDITRVVAYASRSLTEAEERYSQIEKETLAAVWAIEHFNIYLYGTCFVLHTDHKPLVNILTNPSSRPSARIERLCLRIQQYSFTVQHQKGSENPSDYMCRHPVGQTNPRFRTSKVPDEYVLFLSRIAVPRAINTEEVIKAALADVTCQELTQAIQACPSMRHDLWNKPHVKPYKPLETELSVTPQGLILRGTRLLLPSGLQEHAVQLAHKGHMGMVKTKQLLRESVWFPKMDTLVEKAVRNCIPCQAVTHGPKRDPIKPTPLPDGPWENLAMDFAGPFPNGKYLLVLVDEYSRFPVVEVVPSTAASSTIAVLRRTLSQFSIPKQIKTDNGPPFNSSEFKLFAQELGFRHHRVTPLWPEANGEAERFIQTLMKAIKTCHVEEQNWMQKMHDFLLCYRASAHTTTKLSPYELLFGRKMLTTLPSSVHRETTDTRDAFLSNDTRAKEISKERADEKRHTKKHTLQKGDVVLVKQKKISKLTSTFDPVPYIVVEVIGSQISAKRNNHIITRNASFFKKLGAEYKHTPNVENSDEDDELLDDTRRDDPQNQTSNDPPDDDRHHDGVSAQDSALLAKFIPLGV; encoded by the exons CATTACATTAGGGATGACGAATATGACGTATACACCTCGCTGGAGCCGCACCCAGGTACAGCCGAAACTGAATCATCCCAAGCAGAAACACGACCCGATGCTGCCTCCACGGCAGATGTTTACGCTACAGCTAAGAAAAAGCTCCACGATCACTTCACGCCTAAG ACGGATGCAACACTTGACCAGCTTCTGACACAAGGCCGCACTTACGAAATTACAACTCGACAAGTGAACGATATCGAGGCATCCATGTCTACAGATGTGCATCGTCTTACACGCAAGAAGTCTCAACGTAGCAACGCATCTACTGACACGGGAACGTCAACGAGCACGCGTCAAGACAAGCAGTGTTTCAACTGTGGTGGTGCTTGGCCTCACAAAGGCGGAAAACAGTCTTGTCCAGCACGAAATGCAACATGCAATGCGTGCCGGAAACGTGGCCATTTCGCAGTCGTGTGCCGCAGTAAAAACAACACAAGCGAAAACCCAAATGTCGTTCATGAAGTTACAAACCAGAGTGCAGACAGCAAGTCCGGTGATGAAGCCTTTGCACTGTTCCCGAAAAGTTCTAAAGCCCCGAGGGTGATGCTCACTGTCTTCAACAAGGAGTTAGAATTCATCATAGACACAGGCGCTACGGTGAACATAATTAGCCTTGACACGTACAATAGCATCCCGCAACGACCCCAACTTGTCAAGCCCGTGCCAAAGGTCTTTGCATATGGATCGAAGAATGAGCTTCCGTTACTAGGAAAGTTCCGGGCACCATTCTCTTACAAGACTTCGGTGGTGGAAGATACCGTCCTTGTCACAGCAACGCCTAGTGAGTCATTGCTTTGTTTTCGGTTGGCTGAAGCACTTGGGCTCATATCCATTGCTTACAACGTGGCGACAAGCAAAGAAAACATTCTAAGCAAGTACCCCAAACTATTCACTGGCCTTGGAGAGTTAAGGGAATTTGAAGTTCAGCTCCACATCGACCCTACGGTTCCACCAGTCGCACAGAAAGCACGTCCTCTTCCATTTCACATTCGTGAAGCAGTAGAAAAGGAGATCGACAGGCTGATACAGCTAGATGTTATTGAAAAAGCCACGGGTCCAACAACGTGGGTGTCCCCCATAGTCGTGGTTCCAAAGCCACACGCTCCTGACCAAGTGCGTCAGTGCGTTGACATGCGCCGCGCTAACCAAGCTATTATACGAGAACGCCATACATCACCTACACTAGAAGACCTCGTTACCTGCCTAAACGGTGCAATGATGTTCTCTAAACTAGACCGAAACGACGGCTATCATCAGCTGCTACTTAAGGAAGACTGTCGTCATATCACAACGTTTGCAACTCACATGGGACTTTACAGGTACAAGCGGCTGAACTTCGGAATAAACGCAGCCGCCGAACTTTTTCAAAATACGGTTCGTCAAGTACTTGCGGGCATTCCCGGCGTGATAAACACCAGCGACGACATCCTG CGTGAGCTAACATTCTTCGGACATATCTTCTCAGAGAAAGGCATCAAACCAGATCCTGCTAAGGTACAAGGCTTCCTAAATATGCCACCTCCAAGAGATGTGTCTGAGGTCAGAAGCCTTCTTGGAATGATCACTTACTATGGCAGGTTCATTCCTAACCTAGCCCAGCTAACAGCGCCTTTACGCTCCCTAACAAAGAAGGAAACACCATGGAACTGGACAACAGAGCATCAAAAAGCACTGGACCAGCTAAAAGACGTGCTCACTCATAGCAGCAACCTGGCCAACTTCGACCAGAACAAAACCACCCATCTCACAGTTGATGCAGGTCCAAAGGGATTAGGAGCCATCCTCGCGCAGGATGGTGGTGACATAACTCGTGTAGTGGCATATGCCAGCCGTAGCCTTACAGAGGCAGAGGAACGCTACTCGCAAATCGAGAAAGAGACTCTTGCTGCGGTCTGGGCCATAGAGCACTTCAATATCTACCTCTACGGAACCTGTTTTGTGCTACACACTGACCACAAACCGCTTGTGAATATTCTGACAAATCCAAGTTCGCGACCATCTGCAAGGATTGAACGACTGTGTCTACGAATTCAGCAGTACAGCTTCACTGTACAACACCAGAAAGGATCAGAAAATCCTTCAGATTACATGTGCCGACATCCTGTAGGGCAAACCAACCCAAGGTTTCGAACCAGCAAGGTACCTGACGAGTATGTCTTATTCCTGTCAAGAATCGCAGTACCTCGTGCAATAAACACCGAGGAAGTCATTAAGGCAGCATTGGCCGATGTCACGTGTCAAGAACTCACACAAGCAATTCAAGCATGCCCCTCTATGAGGCACGATCTGTGGAATAAGCCGCACGTCAAACCCTACAAGCCTCTAGAGACTGAACTGTCTGTGACGCCACAAGGTCTCATACTGCGAGGCACAAGGTTACTGCTCCCTTCAGGTCTTCAGGAACATGCAGTTCAGCTTGCCCACAAAGGACACATGGGCATGGTGAAGACTAAACAACTGCTCCGCGAGTCCGTTTGGTTTCCCAAAATGGATACCCTCGTAGAAAAGGCAGTGCGCAATTGCATTCCATGCCAAGCTGTCACACATGGACCAAAACGCGATCCTATAAAGCCAACTCCGCTGCCTGACGGTCCATGGGAAAACCTTGCGATGGACTTTGCAGGCCCATTTCCGAATGGAAAGTACCTTCTGGTGCTTGTAGACGAATATTCCCGTTTCCCGGTAGTGGAAGTCGTTCCGTCAACCGCAGCGTCATCAACCATAGCAGTGCTAAGAAGAACTCTGTCACAATTCAGCATCCCGAAGCAAATAAAAACTGACAACGGACCTCCTTTCAACTCCTCAGAGTTTAAACTCTTCGCACAGGAACTCGGTTTCCGACATCACAGAGTTACTCCGTTGTGGCCTGAAGCGAATGGAGAGGCAGAACGCTTCATTCAAACACTCATGAAAGCGATTAAAACGTGCCATGTGGAAGAGCAGAACTGGATGCAGAAAATGCATGACTTTCTGCTCTGCTACCGTGCTAGTGCGCACACCACTACAAAGCTTTCGCCATATGAGCTTCTCTTCGGAAGGAAAATGTTGACCACCTTGCCGAGTTCGGTACACCGTGAGACCACGGACACACGCGACGCTTTTCTCTCGAACGATACAAGAGCAAAAGAAATATCGAAAGAACGAGCAGACGAAAAACGACATACTAAGAAACACACTCTTCAAAAAGGAGATGTTGTTTTGgtcaaacaaaagaagattagTAAGTTGACGTCGACATTTGACCCGGTGCCTTATATTGTCGTAGAAGTCATAGGCAGTCAAATTTCAGCAAAAAGAAATAATCATATCATCACACGGAATGCAAGCTTCTTCAAAAAACTTGGAGCGGAGTACAAGCACACACCTAACGTAGAAAATAGCGACGAAGACGACGAACTGCTTGATGACACCAGACGCGACGACCCACAAAACCAAACCAGTAACGATCCACCAGATGATGATCGACACCACGACGGTGTTTCCGCACAGGACTCTGCACTCTTAGCCAAATTTATACCTTTAGGGGTATAA